One window of Lawsonibacter asaccharolyticus genomic DNA carries:
- a CDS encoding alcohol dehydrogenase, whose protein sequence is MNDFQYYTPTKVVFGRGTEEQAGQLVKEQGGTRALVHFGGRSARESGLLDRVLASLDRAGVAHVELGGVVPNPRLSKVREGMELCCREGVDFLLAVGGGSVIDSAKAIALGLAYEGDVWDLFSGQPAQDCLPVGTVLTIAAAGSEMSNSCVITNEDGWKKRGLNTDLCRPRFAVMDPELTFTLPAYQTASGCVDIIYHTMERYFSGPETVEPTDSMAEGLMRSMLELSRRVVRDPRDYDARAGIMWAGSLSHNSLTGCGRGGCGRIGDWASHQLEHELSGMFDVTHGAGLAAVWGAWSRYVMDAAPERFARFARAVMGVDTPGSDEETALAGIRAFEHFLRSIGMPTTVGQLGITLDEQAIEKLAWMCTFEGRRTIGSFKVLGLEEIKDIYRAAR, encoded by the coding sequence ATGAACGACTTTCAGTACTATACCCCCACTAAGGTGGTATTCGGCAGGGGCACCGAGGAGCAGGCGGGCCAGCTGGTGAAGGAGCAGGGCGGGACCAGGGCGCTGGTCCATTTCGGCGGCCGCAGCGCCAGGGAGAGCGGCCTTCTGGACCGGGTGCTGGCCAGTCTGGACCGGGCCGGCGTGGCCCACGTGGAGCTGGGCGGCGTGGTCCCTAACCCCCGGCTGTCCAAGGTACGGGAGGGGATGGAGCTGTGCTGCCGGGAGGGTGTGGACTTCCTGCTGGCCGTGGGGGGCGGAAGCGTCATTGACTCCGCCAAGGCCATCGCCCTGGGGCTGGCCTACGAGGGGGACGTGTGGGACCTGTTCTCCGGCCAGCCTGCCCAGGACTGCCTCCCGGTGGGGACTGTGCTCACCATCGCCGCCGCCGGCAGTGAGATGAGCAACTCCTGCGTCATCACCAACGAGGACGGCTGGAAAAAGCGGGGGTTGAACACCGACCTGTGCCGCCCCCGCTTTGCCGTGATGGACCCGGAGCTCACCTTCACCCTCCCCGCCTATCAGACTGCCTCCGGCTGCGTGGACATCATCTACCACACCATGGAGCGCTACTTCTCCGGCCCTGAGACGGTGGAGCCCACCGACTCTATGGCGGAGGGGCTGATGCGCTCCATGCTGGAGCTCTCCCGCCGGGTGGTCCGGGACCCCCGGGACTATGATGCCCGTGCCGGCATCATGTGGGCGGGGAGCCTGTCCCATAACAGCCTCACCGGCTGCGGCCGGGGCGGCTGCGGCCGCATCGGGGACTGGGCCAGCCACCAGCTGGAGCACGAGCTGAGCGGCATGTTCGACGTCACCCACGGGGCCGGTCTGGCCGCCGTCTGGGGGGCCTGGTCCCGGTATGTCATGGACGCGGCCCCTGAGCGGTTCGCCCGCTTCGCCCGGGCGGTGATGGGGGTGGATACTCCCGGCTCCGACGAGGAGACCGCGCTGGCCGGCATCCGGGCCTTTGAGCACTTCCTCCGCTCCATCGGCATGCCCACCACCGTGGGGCAGCTGGGCATCACGCTGGACGAGCAGGCCATCGAAAAGCTGGCCTGGATGTGTACCTTTGAGGGCAGGCGCACCATTGGCTCCTTTAAGGTGCTGGGCCTGGAGGAGATCAAGGATATCTACCGGGCGGCCCGATAA
- a CDS encoding thioredoxin, with protein sequence MLELNLNNFQAEALEADQPVLVDFWAPWCGYCRRLGPAVEQLEQELAGRVTVAKLNVDDAQVLAQKYEVETIPTLILFRGGQASEQLINPASKAAILEWLKGQGAIEG encoded by the coding sequence ATGTTGGAGCTGAATTTAAACAATTTTCAGGCTGAGGCGCTGGAGGCTGACCAGCCGGTGCTGGTGGATTTTTGGGCCCCCTGGTGCGGCTACTGCCGCCGGCTGGGCCCCGCAGTGGAGCAGCTGGAGCAGGAACTGGCGGGGCGGGTGACAGTGGCCAAGCTGAACGTGGACGACGCTCAGGTGCTGGCGCAGAAATATGAAGTGGAGACCATCCCCACCCTGATCCTGTTCCGGGGAGGGCAGGCCAGCGAGCAGCTCATCAACCCGGCCTCCAAAGCGGCGATCCTGGAGTGGCTGAAGGGGCAGGGCGCGATAGAGGGCTGA
- a CDS encoding succinylglutamate desuccinylase, with product MIAHERAMNLASNVVVDMQMEGVQISLEPSPTDLRGLTHRELGDHTDTLALLMEAPNPAQGRLRDRTDEALVLTGKSETYVKAGEIGQLYVPYDENGWPIEVRCARHVFGIERILANYSEMYEEPIIVTGMPSYDELVKNGMGPYLNEPTT from the coding sequence TTGATTGCCCATGAACGGGCCATGAATCTGGCATCGAATGTGGTCGTGGACATGCAGATGGAGGGAGTGCAGATATCCCTGGAGCCCTCTCCGACAGATCTGCGCGGCTTGACCCACCGTGAGCTTGGCGATCACACGGATACGCTGGCGCTTTTAATGGAAGCCCCCAATCCCGCCCAGGGCCGCCTGCGTGACCGCACCGATGAGGCGCTCGTCCTGACAGGCAAGTCGGAGACTTATGTGAAGGCCGGTGAGATTGGGCAGCTCTATGTGCCCTATGACGAAAATGGATGGCCCATTGAGGTGCGCTGTGCCCGCCATGTGTTTGGAATAGAGCGTATCCTGGCCAATTACAGCGAAATGTATGAGGAGCCGATCATTGTCACCGGGATGCCCAGCTATGATGAACTTGTGAAAAATGGAATGGGTCCCTACCTCAATGAGCCTACCACGTGA
- a CDS encoding succinylglutamate desuccinylase, translating into MIKAGSTEMKKEIKWSIAAVLLLCMGVVVYFLFLRPAPVSHTTFFLAEGLASQTECHIMDSGKEGPTIFLLAGTHGNEPAGFKGAEQLLERLEPKTGRIILVPHANQQAIELNQRTASDGVDMNRSYPGAEDGNPIQVLSAQIMELIQKYQPVCVVDMHEGVNFYGVNGSIGNSIVVGQTQSGFINALDILEMVNSQNGDYPDFALEGNAPVGSLNCTASRELGIDAFTIETSQKLPMEVRVSQQVLIVTNILQQYGMEFKLRPESGG; encoded by the coding sequence GTGATCAAGGCAGGATCGACAGAAATGAAAAAAGAAATAAAGTGGTCGATTGCGGCAGTACTCCTTCTGTGCATGGGAGTAGTTGTGTACTTTTTGTTTTTGAGGCCTGCTCCGGTGTCACATACGACCTTTTTCCTGGCTGAGGGGCTTGCAAGTCAAACTGAGTGTCACATCATGGACTCTGGGAAGGAGGGGCCGACAATTTTCCTGCTGGCCGGCACGCACGGGAATGAACCCGCCGGATTCAAGGGTGCGGAGCAGCTGCTGGAACGGCTTGAACCAAAGACGGGACGCATCATTCTTGTACCGCATGCCAATCAGCAGGCCATTGAGTTGAACCAAAGGACCGCATCGGATGGCGTGGATATGAATCGTTCCTATCCTGGCGCAGAGGATGGAAATCCCATTCAGGTCTTGTCTGCACAGATTATGGAGCTGATCCAAAAATATCAGCCAGTCTGCGTGGTTGATATGCATGAGGGAGTCAATTTCTACGGCGTAAACGGCAGCATCGGAAATTCTATCGTGGTGGGACAGACACAGAGCGGATTTATCAATGCTCTGGATATACTGGAGATGGTAAACAGCCAGAATGGCGATTATCCTGATTTTGCTCTGGAAGGAAACGCACCTGTTGGAAGTCTGAACTGTACGGCATCCAGGGAGCTGGGGATTGATGCGTTTACAATAGAAACCAGCCAAAAGCTGCCCATGGAAGTGCGGGTCAGCCAACAGGTTTTGATTGTTACAAATATCCTGCAGCAATATGGGATGGAGTTCAAACTGCGCCCGGAGTCCGGAGGATAA
- a CDS encoding 6-phosphofructokinase — translation MANMVKRIGILTSGGDAPGMNAAVRAVVRTALGKGIECVGIRRGWNGLINSDFFPMDSDSVSHILDRGGTILFTARSEEFINEGGRKKAVATCKLLGLDGIVAIGGDGTFRGALELSRMGIPVVGIPATIDNDIGCSNYTIGFDTACNTAIECIDKLRDTMQSHERCSVVEVMGRHAGYLALYVGIAVGATAVLIPERDVDF, via the coding sequence ATGGCAAATATGGTAAAGCGGATCGGCATCCTGACCAGCGGAGGAGACGCCCCCGGCATGAATGCGGCGGTGCGGGCGGTGGTCCGCACCGCGCTTGGCAAGGGCATTGAGTGCGTGGGCATCCGCCGGGGCTGGAACGGGCTCATCAACAGCGACTTTTTTCCAATGGACAGTGACAGCGTCAGCCACATCCTGGACCGGGGCGGAACGATTCTGTTCACCGCCCGCAGTGAGGAGTTTATAAACGAAGGAGGCCGGAAGAAGGCGGTGGCCACCTGTAAGCTGCTGGGTCTGGATGGCATCGTGGCCATCGGCGGCGACGGCACCTTCCGGGGCGCGCTGGAGCTGTCCCGGATGGGCATCCCGGTGGTAGGGATTCCGGCCACCATCGACAACGACATCGGCTGCTCCAACTACACCATCGGCTTTGACACTGCCTGCAACACTGCCATCGAGTGCATCGACAAGCTGCGGGACACCATGCAGTCTCACGAGCGCTGCTCGGTGGTGGAGGTGATGGGCCGCCATGCGGGCTATCTGGCCCTCTATGTGGGCATTGCGGTGGGTGCTACCGCCGTACTGATCCCCGAGCGGGATGTGGACTTCTAA
- a CDS encoding adenosylhomocysteinase, which produces MSIVKDLSLSPSGLQKIQWVRDFMPALGGIEERFRREKPFEGLTIAVSVHLEAKTANLGLVLREGGAQVYLTGCNPLSTQDDVAAAMASLGVETFGVHGVDMRGYEDLLTETLKCHPHLIVDDGGDLISLLGGRCAPYGDRLLGGCEETTTGIHRLYARERAGILPCPMMAVNDAKAKHYYDNKYGTGQSTWDAIMHTTNLMVAGKTVVVAGYGWCGKGIAMRAKGMGANVIVTEVDPFKALEATMENFRVMPMDEAARYGDIFVTATGCKDVIVERHFQVMKHNVLLCNSGHFDCEVDVARLGQLAEERFPRRAGIEGFRLPDGRVLNVLAEGRLVNLAAGNGHPAEIMDMSFAVQALSLEWMARHARMLEKKVYNVPEEIDDQIGRVKLAAMGLSIDTLTQEQKDYLAGWEA; this is translated from the coding sequence ATGAGCATCGTGAAAGACCTGTCTCTGTCCCCTTCCGGCCTGCAGAAGATCCAGTGGGTCCGGGACTTCATGCCCGCCCTGGGCGGCATCGAAGAGCGCTTCCGCCGGGAGAAGCCCTTTGAGGGCCTGACCATCGCCGTCTCTGTCCACCTGGAGGCCAAGACCGCCAACCTGGGGCTGGTGCTCCGGGAGGGGGGCGCCCAGGTGTATCTCACCGGCTGCAACCCCCTGTCCACCCAGGACGATGTGGCCGCTGCCATGGCCAGCCTGGGGGTGGAGACCTTCGGTGTCCACGGGGTGGACATGCGGGGCTATGAGGACCTGCTGACCGAGACCCTGAAGTGCCACCCCCACCTGATCGTGGACGACGGCGGCGACCTGATCTCCCTGCTGGGGGGGCGGTGCGCTCCCTACGGGGACCGGCTGCTGGGAGGCTGTGAGGAGACCACCACCGGCATCCACCGCCTGTACGCCCGGGAGCGGGCGGGCATCCTCCCCTGCCCCATGATGGCGGTAAACGACGCCAAGGCCAAGCACTACTACGACAACAAATACGGTACCGGCCAGTCCACCTGGGACGCCATCATGCACACCACCAACCTGATGGTAGCGGGCAAGACGGTGGTGGTGGCCGGCTACGGCTGGTGCGGCAAGGGCATCGCCATGCGGGCCAAGGGCATGGGGGCCAACGTGATCGTCACCGAGGTGGACCCCTTCAAGGCCCTGGAGGCCACCATGGAGAACTTCCGGGTGATGCCCATGGACGAGGCCGCCCGATACGGCGATATCTTCGTCACCGCCACCGGCTGCAAGGACGTGATCGTGGAGCGCCACTTCCAGGTGATGAAGCACAATGTCCTGCTGTGCAACTCCGGGCACTTTGACTGTGAGGTAGACGTGGCCCGCCTGGGCCAGCTGGCGGAGGAGCGCTTCCCCCGCCGGGCAGGCATCGAGGGCTTCCGCCTGCCCGACGGCCGCGTTCTCAACGTGCTGGCGGAGGGGCGGCTGGTCAACCTGGCCGCCGGAAACGGCCACCCGGCGGAGATCATGGATATGTCCTTCGCCGTCCAGGCCCTTTCCCTGGAGTGGATGGCCAGGCATGCCAGAATGCTGGAGAAGAAGGTCTACAACGTCCCCGAAGAGATCGACGACCAGATCGGCCGGGTGAAGCTGGCCGCCATGGGGCTTTCCATCGATACGCTGACCCAGGAGCAGAAGGATTATCTGGCGGGCTGGGAGGCCTGA
- a CDS encoding DNA polymerase III subunit gamma, whose amino-acid sequence MYQALYRKWRPRTFDDVVGQSHITDTLKQQVAGGRLSHAYLFTGTRGTGKTTCAKILSRAVNCQSPVNGNPCNQCPACLGIENGSILDVLELDAASNNGVDQVRALRDEAVYTPAAVRKRVYIVDEVHMLSTPAFNALLKILEEPPSHLMFILATTELHKVPATIRSRCQQFAFKRILPGQIAQRLEYVAGQEGIDLTPEGAALLARLADGGLRDALSLLDQCSGGGQQVDEQAVLDTLGLAGNLETARLMELAARHDTAAALETLSRLYAGGKDVGAVLGELSSLARDLLMRKTAPRGGSALLTGGYDETTMRGLGELLTAPRLLQMLNRLQDTAALLPRSSSRRTDAELCLIRLCDETLDDSAAGLSARIARLEEQLASGVPAPQTAGSAGDGGAAQQPARPQPAPVEAPPWTEERPPLPEEPEEERTLEEPERRPAAVPPAQPAVAGGESSFWPAFAAEAKRKLPSAGPYLVNPEKTVGTWKNGVLTLWVDSAFTKAMLNKPNITEVLAQAAGQRFGGQARVAFQIGKPSPEDLGTGQSPEAGQRDALDALLEFGEQFDNIIIK is encoded by the coding sequence GTGTATCAGGCCCTGTACCGCAAATGGAGGCCCCGCACTTTTGACGATGTGGTGGGCCAGAGCCATATCACCGACACTTTGAAGCAGCAGGTGGCGGGGGGGCGGCTGTCCCACGCCTATCTGTTCACTGGGACCCGGGGGACGGGCAAGACCACCTGCGCCAAGATCCTGTCCCGGGCGGTGAACTGCCAGAGCCCGGTGAACGGCAACCCCTGCAATCAGTGCCCGGCCTGCCTGGGCATTGAAAACGGCTCTATCCTGGATGTGCTGGAGCTGGATGCCGCCTCCAACAACGGCGTGGACCAGGTCCGGGCCCTGCGGGATGAGGCGGTCTATACCCCGGCGGCGGTCCGTAAGCGGGTCTATATCGTGGACGAGGTCCATATGCTCTCCACCCCAGCCTTCAATGCGCTGCTGAAGATCCTGGAGGAGCCGCCGTCCCACCTGATGTTTATCCTGGCCACCACGGAGCTGCACAAGGTGCCGGCTACCATCCGCTCCCGGTGTCAGCAGTTCGCGTTCAAACGCATCCTGCCCGGACAGATCGCCCAGCGCCTGGAGTATGTGGCGGGGCAGGAGGGCATCGACCTGACCCCGGAGGGAGCGGCCCTTCTGGCCCGGCTGGCTGATGGCGGCTTGAGGGACGCCCTTTCCCTGCTGGACCAGTGCTCCGGCGGCGGACAGCAGGTGGACGAGCAGGCGGTGCTGGATACCCTGGGGCTGGCGGGAAATCTGGAGACCGCCCGGCTGATGGAGCTGGCCGCCCGGCACGACACTGCCGCCGCCCTGGAGACCCTGTCCCGGCTGTACGCCGGGGGAAAGGACGTGGGGGCGGTGCTGGGGGAGCTGTCCTCCCTGGCCCGGGATCTGCTGATGAGAAAGACGGCCCCCAGAGGCGGCAGTGCCCTGCTGACCGGTGGATATGACGAGACCACCATGCGCGGCCTGGGAGAGCTGCTCACCGCGCCCCGCCTGCTCCAGATGCTCAACCGCCTTCAGGACACTGCCGCGCTGCTGCCCCGCAGCAGCAGCCGGCGGACGGACGCGGAGCTGTGCCTCATCCGCCTGTGCGACGAGACGCTGGACGACTCGGCGGCCGGACTGTCCGCCCGCATCGCCCGGCTGGAGGAGCAGTTGGCCTCCGGCGTCCCGGCTCCGCAGACGGCCGGTTCGGCGGGGGACGGCGGGGCGGCGCAGCAGCCCGCCCGGCCTCAGCCGGCGCCCGTGGAGGCTCCTCCCTGGACGGAGGAGCGTCCGCCCCTGCCGGAGGAACCGGAGGAGGAGCGGACCCTGGAAGAGCCGGAGAGACGGCCTGCGGCGGTCCCGCCTGCCCAGCCGGCCGTCGCTGGGGGCGAGAGCTCCTTCTGGCCCGCCTTCGCGGCGGAGGCCAAGCGAAAGCTGCCCTCCGCGGGGCCCTATCTGGTGAACCCGGAAAAGACGGTGGGGACCTGGAAAAACGGGGTGCTGACCCTGTGGGTGGACAGTGCATTCACCAAGGCGATGCTCAACAAGCCCAACATCACGGAGGTGCTGGCACAGGCCGCCGGGCAGCGGTTCGGCGGGCAGGCCAGAGTAGCCTTCCAAATCGGGAAGCCCTCTCCGGAGGACCTGGGCACGGGGCAGTCCCCGGAAGCTGGACAGCGGGACGCCCTGGACGCCCTGCTGGAGTTTGGGGAACAGTTTGACAATATCATCATCAAGTGA
- a CDS encoding 6-phosphofructokinase produces MERIRESRLAGNTHFMIVVAEGAGSAVEIGKRIQETVGIDPRVTVLGHIQRGGSPTARDRETASRMGYAAVKALAEGRMNCIVGTNEGHLVEIPIEKALNMTKHLQMERYEVLEAMHNQVPLKCGPIQ; encoded by the coding sequence GTGGAGCGTATCCGGGAGTCCCGTCTGGCAGGCAACACCCACTTTATGATCGTGGTGGCCGAGGGTGCGGGCAGCGCCGTAGAGATCGGCAAGCGCATTCAGGAGACGGTGGGCATCGATCCCCGGGTCACCGTGCTGGGACACATCCAGCGGGGCGGCTCTCCTACGGCGCGGGACCGGGAGACGGCCAGCCGGATGGGCTATGCTGCGGTCAAGGCCTTGGCAGAAGGCCGGATGAACTGCATCGTGGGCACCAACGAGGGACATCTGGTGGAGATCCCCATTGAGAAGGCGCTGAACATGACCAAGCACCTCCAGATGGAGCGCTACGAAGTGCTGGAAGCCATGCACAATCAGGTCCCGCTGAAGTGCGGGCCGATCCAGTGA